Proteins encoded by one window of Methanobacterium formicicum:
- the top6B gene encoding DNA topoisomerase VI subunit B: protein MEREAAELFEEFKELTASEFFRRNKQMLGFSGKIRSLTMVFHELITNSLDAAEEAGILPEIKIDLKRLDKDHYILRHTDNGPGIPERYITKVYCTMFAGSKFRNIQSRGQQGLGCSGCVLLSQMTTGKPAKVVSGYMEGDQLKGVEMTFKMDVKTNKGLILERKAADVQSTGVSIELHFKDVSYSLSEQGAYEYIRRTIIGNPHAKITFRDPTGHKYIFNRASDIIPPLPKEVLPHPKGVTADDLIFMAKHTDKRRFRSLLTSNLSRMSAKRVNEVEKVTGIDLNKRPKDMKWDEAEEIVETFAKMDFMAPPTSGLIPIGKEQIEKGIREILNPEFVATTTRKPKTFRGGVSFIIEAGIAYGGDSGRMVGDQRKAEIMRFANRVPLAFDQGSCAITEALKSIDWKRYGIRDLDNAPITVFVNIISTNVPYLSTGKQSVAPEPDILHEVRQATMKIARGMQKYLRSKKAAKEEAMRAKVFESLVPVIIREAAVLAEKDVPEYDTVLAKVTRRAKYEEVVQEDVVQDE from the coding sequence TAACAGTCTGGATGCTGCAGAAGAGGCAGGAATACTACCAGAAATAAAAATAGACCTCAAACGTTTGGATAAAGATCATTACATACTTAGACACACTGATAATGGACCAGGAATACCTGAACGCTACATTACCAAGGTATACTGTACCATGTTTGCTGGTTCCAAATTCAGAAACATCCAATCCCGTGGGCAACAGGGATTAGGGTGCAGTGGATGTGTTCTGTTATCACAGATGACCACTGGAAAACCAGCCAAAGTTGTGTCCGGATATATGGAGGGTGACCAGCTTAAAGGAGTTGAGATGACCTTTAAGATGGACGTTAAAACCAACAAAGGCCTGATCTTAGAAAGAAAAGCAGCAGATGTGCAATCCACCGGTGTTTCCATTGAACTGCACTTTAAAGATGTATCTTACTCCCTTTCAGAACAGGGTGCCTATGAATACATCCGTAGGACCATAATCGGGAACCCCCACGCCAAGATCACCTTCCGGGACCCTACGGGCCATAAATACATATTTAACCGAGCCTCAGATATCATCCCCCCATTACCCAAGGAGGTACTGCCTCACCCTAAAGGAGTAACTGCTGATGACCTGATATTCATGGCCAAACACACTGATAAACGCCGTTTCCGCAGTTTATTAACCAGTAACCTATCCCGGATGTCGGCCAAAAGGGTGAACGAAGTGGAAAAGGTCACTGGTATTGACCTTAACAAACGTCCTAAGGACATGAAATGGGATGAAGCAGAAGAGATCGTGGAAACCTTCGCCAAGATGGATTTCATGGCCCCACCTACCTCGGGACTCATACCCATTGGTAAGGAACAGATAGAAAAGGGGATCAGAGAAATATTAAACCCAGAATTCGTGGCCACCACCACCCGGAAACCAAAAACATTCCGGGGAGGGGTTTCATTCATTATAGAAGCTGGTATTGCCTATGGTGGGGATTCCGGAAGAATGGTAGGAGACCAAAGAAAAGCAGAGATAATGCGTTTCGCTAACCGGGTGCCTCTGGCCTTTGACCAGGGAAGCTGTGCCATCACCGAAGCCCTGAAAAGCATAGATTGGAAACGTTACGGTATCAGGGATCTAGATAACGCACCCATAACTGTTTTTGTGAACATCATATCCACCAACGTACCCTACCTTTCCACTGGTAAACAGAGTGTGGCCCCGGAACCAGATATTCTCCACGAAGTCCGGCAGGCCACCATGAAGATCGCCCGGGGCATGCAAAAATACCTGCGTTCCAAAAAAGCAGCTAAAGAGGAAGCAATGAGGGCTAAGGTTTTTGAAAGCCTTGTTCCAGTAATAATCCGTGAAGCGGCAGTTTTAGCTGAGAAGGATGTTCCTGAATATGATACCGTGTTAGCTAAAGTCACGCGCCGAGCCAAATACGAAGAAGTGGTTCAAGAAGATGTGGTTCAAGATGAATAA